In Wenyingzhuangia fucanilytica, the following are encoded in one genomic region:
- a CDS encoding glycoside hydrolase family 172 protein translates to MMTLRTRLIAVFILFAVVTNAQKNKEVTVTSLLKEMVDREQVARFPITNFRLKQESSYNRVSKTPKDSVGWFSNHDFNSSEKDHNFIRTEEINGQKEWVMMDHVGPGAIVRTWMPFFKPDKPDTDIEIKIYLDGNLKPVFQGNMLSLLDGTGEIPFPLAHQSLRSAVSFFPIPYAKGCKITATGRPFFYQFTYREYDDYTPIKTLTKEDFNNAIPLTKKVGELLLHPENTSKGKEVSFSAKLKSKKEKSVTLPKGNAAINMLSLKLDDYSNAEVTRTVVLKIEFDDEETVWCPIGDFFGCGIGLNPFEGWHKSVYEDGTMVSRWVMPYQKSGKISVVNLGEESVNVELNATVGSWEWDEDSMYFNAAWRGQYPVATRPFPDWNYVTLKGRGVYVGDALTIMNPVAKWWGEGDEKIWVDGEDFPSIFGTGTEDYYAYSWGGKSTDFYEHPFHAQPKSYIYNKLNRKKIKERNTLGYSTEIRSRALDIMPFGSSLQLDMEIWSWTDCEMGYGVGVYWYGDKETTSNRVPDEKEVLNVPPLPDGFPNSKNEKK, encoded by the coding sequence GGTTAAAACAGGAAAGTAGTTATAATAGAGTTTCAAAAACTCCTAAAGATTCTGTAGGTTGGTTTAGCAATCACGATTTTAATAGTAGTGAAAAAGATCATAATTTTATTAGAACAGAAGAAATCAACGGACAGAAGGAATGGGTGATGATGGATCATGTAGGGCCAGGAGCAATAGTGCGTACTTGGATGCCGTTTTTTAAGCCAGATAAGCCAGATACGGATATTGAAATTAAAATTTATTTAGATGGAAACCTAAAACCTGTTTTTCAAGGGAATATGTTAAGTTTATTAGATGGAACAGGAGAAATTCCTTTTCCCTTAGCACATCAATCTTTAAGATCGGCAGTATCTTTTTTCCCAATTCCTTATGCAAAAGGATGTAAAATTACAGCTACTGGGAGACCTTTTTTCTATCAATTTACCTATAGAGAATACGATGATTATACACCTATAAAAACGTTAACAAAAGAAGACTTTAATAATGCAATACCATTGACCAAAAAAGTTGGAGAATTGTTATTGCACCCAGAAAATACAAGTAAAGGGAAAGAAGTCTCTTTTAGCGCTAAATTAAAATCTAAAAAAGAAAAGTCTGTAACATTGCCTAAGGGGAATGCTGCTATTAACATGCTAAGCTTAAAATTAGATGATTATTCTAACGCCGAAGTAACAAGAACCGTTGTGTTAAAAATTGAGTTTGATGATGAAGAAACTGTTTGGTGTCCTATTGGAGACTTTTTTGGTTGTGGAATAGGATTAAATCCTTTTGAGGGTTGGCATAAATCTGTATACGAAGACGGAACCATGGTAAGTAGATGGGTAATGCCTTATCAAAAATCAGGAAAAATATCTGTGGTAAATTTAGGAGAAGAGTCTGTAAACGTAGAACTAAACGCTACGGTTGGTTCTTGGGAATGGGATGAGGATTCTATGTATTTTAATGCTGCTTGGAGAGGTCAATATCCTGTAGCTACAAGACCTTTTCCAGATTGGAATTATGTAACCTTAAAAGGAAGAGGTGTATATGTTGGAGATGCTTTAACTATTATGAATCCTGTAGCAAAATGGTGGGGAGAAGGTGATGAAAAAATTTGGGTTGATGGTGAAGATTTTCCATCAATATTTGGAACAGGAACCGAAGATTATTACGCATATTCTTGGGGAGGTAAGAGTACCGATTTTTACGAACATCCTTTTCATGCACAACCAAAATCTTATATCTACAACAAATTAAATCGTAAAAAAATTAAAGAGAGAAATACGTTAGGTTATAGCACAGAAATAAGAAGTAGAGCCTTAGATATTATGCCTTTTGGTAGTTCTTTACAATTAGATATGGAAATTTGGAGTTGGACAGATTGCGAAATGGGTTACGGAGTAGGAGTGTATTGGTATGGTGATAAAGAAACTACATCAAACAGAGTTCCAGACGAAAAAGAAGTGTTAAATGTACCTCCTTTACCAGATGGTTTTCCTAATTCTAAAAATGAAAAAAAATAA
- a CDS encoding sulfatase-like hydrolase/transferase: protein MSLIYCLFGLQLCNGQSTTSKSVERPNIIFLMTDDQRWDNMGCYGKPEFYTPNINKLSKEGITFDNAYYAVAICMPSRVTMMTGRYNSNHRVGFVAPDDYTLSQADFAKGYPAILKKAGYRTGFVGKVGFTVTKETQRPSTPKEHFYKENLGSTFDFFAGSETQPQKGLELWPENDLALQEIYREGRTNTGRTLKTGEAMLRFLETQPDNQPFCLSVSFYAVKHDSDKHMYMPHYEQFKNKDFTVAENWVEGDNEELPKVVKENARGVYLHRQRSSKPEQYQRLVRRFATQGYTVDEQVGKLIEKLKEKGILENTIIIYTSDNGRFQGSHGLFDKCLLYDEAVKAPLIIYDGRKSATERSRREDALVSSVDMAPTIVSLAGLEIPKSMQGRDITGVLNKTQDMSQWRDAVFMEDLFLVDMFKAKYNPKADEINQKLIEENKSYRARGVRTKKWKYFVYYEHNPRIEELYDVANDPLEQNNLVHSVEHTQVLKELRKKTEELYKKAVQ, encoded by the coding sequence ATGTCCCTAATCTATTGTTTGTTCGGATTGCAATTATGTAATGGTCAATCCACCACAAGCAAATCAGTAGAACGTCCAAATATTATTTTTTTAATGACAGATGATCAACGTTGGGATAATATGGGATGTTATGGAAAACCTGAATTTTATACTCCCAATATTAATAAATTATCAAAAGAGGGAATCACGTTTGATAATGCATATTATGCGGTTGCTATTTGTATGCCTAGTCGTGTGACCATGATGACAGGACGTTACAATTCAAATCATAGAGTTGGGTTTGTAGCTCCAGATGATTATACATTGTCTCAAGCAGATTTTGCAAAAGGATATCCAGCTATACTTAAAAAAGCAGGTTACAGAACAGGGTTTGTTGGTAAAGTTGGTTTTACGGTAACCAAAGAAACTCAAAGACCAAGTACACCTAAAGAACATTTTTACAAAGAAAACTTAGGAAGTACTTTTGATTTTTTTGCAGGTAGTGAAACACAACCTCAAAAAGGTCTAGAATTGTGGCCAGAGAACGATTTAGCTTTACAAGAAATTTACAGAGAGGGGAGAACCAATACAGGGAGAACTTTAAAAACAGGAGAAGCCATGCTTCGTTTTTTAGAAACACAACCAGACAATCAACCTTTTTGCTTATCGGTGAGTTTTTATGCAGTAAAGCACGATTCTGATAAACACATGTACATGCCCCATTATGAACAATTTAAAAACAAAGATTTTACTGTTGCAGAAAATTGGGTAGAGGGAGATAATGAAGAATTGCCAAAAGTGGTGAAAGAAAATGCTCGTGGAGTGTATTTACATCGCCAAAGATCTTCTAAACCTGAGCAATACCAAAGATTGGTTCGTCGTTTTGCCACACAAGGTTATACTGTAGATGAGCAAGTTGGAAAGTTGATTGAAAAATTAAAAGAAAAAGGAATTTTAGAGAATACAATTATTATTTACACAAGTGATAATGGACGTTTCCAAGGTTCTCATGGACTTTTTGATAAATGTTTGCTTTATGATGAAGCAGTAAAAGCCCCGTTAATTATTTATGATGGAAGAAAATCTGCAACCGAGCGTAGTAGAAGAGAAGATGCTTTAGTTTCTTCGGTAGATATGGCTCCAACCATTGTTTCTTTAGCAGGCTTAGAAATTCCTAAAAGTATGCAAGGTAGAGATATTACAGGGGTTTTAAATAAAACTCAAGACATGTCTCAGTGGAGAGATGCCGTATTTATGGAAGATTTGTTTTTGGTAGATATGTTTAAAGCAAAATACAATCCTAAGGCAGATGAAATCAACCAAAAATTAATAGAAGAAAATAAATCTTACAGAGCAAGAGGGGTTAGAACTAAGAAGTGGAAATATTTTGTGTATTACGAACACAATCCTAGAATAGAAGAATTGTATGATGTGGCAAATGATCCTTTAGAACAAAATAACTTAGTTCACAGTGTTGAGCATACACAAGTTTTAAAAGAGCTTAGAAAAAAAACAGAGGAGCTTTATAAAAAGGCAGTTCAGTAA
- a CDS encoding TIM-barrel domain-containing protein, whose translation MLKTITSVLSIFLLCLTSCSSEYKYQVDEQDHGVTIHQDSTLISVEVVNESIIHVHKIKVGSKATTIPDYVTVLEPQNIAWDFTETEDRVTISTENVMVFVNSDGTIEYQTKDNQPLLAETNENTFIRANATDEHSVSQAFVAGDEALYGLGQFQSGIMNWKNVPIRLQQYNQEIAIPFLVSTKGYGIYWHNYSLTDFNNPENEIEFETVEEVVEENKQEQVVPVNGEKENVAAYATKEAKQKNIRETTFTPAKTGEYTFLALSDHKGRMRGNISVSIDGDPVINYETIWMPRRYSGKKYLEAGKTYKVVFQNTGAKILGKVFYNEPDFNKTVFSSIKGNAIDYYFVYGENPGTVIANYQDLTGKAPMFSKKSYGFWQCRERYHNQEELLENAREMRDRDIPVDNIVQDWFYWPKGTKGPEWDRAKYPDPDAMVKELTKLNLNLMVSVWPEVKNKALEEKYGLTKIESSNYVDIYDKKVSDQFYRALSDSMFHKGVKSIWLDGTEPEGVNDTSVGTAVGPYKEVQNPYSLLVTKTMYDGRRKEFPMERVFNLTRSAYAGQQRYGATSWSGDVEASWEQFSEQIAAGLNFTMAGVPYWTHDIGGFFRDSKSINTKFDNQYTNPEYIELLTRWFQFGTFSPIFRIHGYVSETEVWRYGKEFENTARKFIDLRYQLMPYIYSQAWQITNNSRQLMTPLAYHYPNDKNTWGIKDQLFFGESLMLGFVTEYEQRKKEMYFPKGVWYNFWTGDKIQGGKTVNVKAELEETPIFVKEGTILPLGPKVQYANQLTKEALKVLIYPGKDAEFVLYLDDGESYNYEEGTYSEVVFSYSEKEKILTVKKGKGDYFDFSISPIDLDVYIAGGDGQVKLHTFLGEELKVKF comes from the coding sequence ATGTTGAAAACAATCACAAGTGTTCTGAGTATTTTCTTGTTGTGTTTAACAAGTTGTTCTTCTGAGTATAAATACCAAGTAGATGAACAAGATCATGGTGTTACCATTCACCAAGATAGTACCTTAATTAGTGTTGAGGTAGTGAATGAATCTATCATTCATGTACACAAAATAAAAGTAGGAAGTAAGGCAACCACCATTCCCGATTATGTAACTGTTTTAGAACCTCAAAATATAGCATGGGATTTTACGGAAACTGAAGATAGAGTAACGATCAGCACAGAAAATGTAATGGTGTTTGTAAATAGTGATGGAACTATTGAGTATCAAACAAAAGACAATCAACCATTATTGGCCGAAACCAACGAAAATACTTTTATAAGAGCTAACGCTACAGATGAGCATAGTGTTTCTCAGGCTTTTGTAGCTGGGGACGAAGCATTATATGGGTTGGGACAGTTTCAAAGTGGTATTATGAATTGGAAAAATGTACCTATTCGTTTGCAACAATACAATCAAGAAATTGCCATTCCGTTTTTGGTATCTACCAAAGGATATGGAATTTATTGGCACAATTACAGTCTTACAGATTTTAACAATCCAGAAAACGAAATTGAGTTTGAAACTGTTGAAGAAGTTGTAGAAGAAAACAAGCAGGAACAAGTAGTGCCTGTAAACGGTGAAAAAGAGAATGTAGCTGCTTATGCAACCAAAGAAGCTAAGCAAAAGAATATTAGAGAAACTACTTTTACACCTGCTAAAACAGGGGAATATACATTTCTAGCTTTGAGTGACCATAAAGGTCGTATGAGAGGGAATATAAGTGTAAGTATAGATGGAGACCCTGTTATAAACTATGAAACTATTTGGATGCCAAGAAGATATTCTGGTAAAAAATATTTAGAAGCTGGTAAAACATACAAAGTTGTTTTTCAGAATACAGGAGCAAAAATACTAGGTAAAGTATTTTATAACGAACCAGATTTTAACAAAACTGTTTTTAGTAGTATTAAAGGAAATGCCATAGATTATTATTTCGTTTATGGAGAAAATCCAGGAACTGTAATTGCTAATTATCAAGACTTAACAGGAAAAGCACCTATGTTTTCTAAAAAATCTTATGGATTTTGGCAGTGTAGAGAAAGATATCACAATCAAGAGGAATTGTTAGAAAATGCTCGTGAAATGAGAGATAGAGATATTCCTGTAGATAATATCGTTCAAGACTGGTTTTATTGGCCAAAAGGAACCAAAGGACCTGAGTGGGATAGAGCAAAATACCCAGATCCAGATGCAATGGTTAAGGAGTTAACAAAGTTGAATTTAAACTTAATGGTTTCTGTATGGCCAGAGGTTAAAAACAAAGCATTAGAAGAAAAATACGGATTGACTAAAATAGAAAGTAGCAATTATGTAGATATCTATGATAAAAAAGTAAGCGATCAATTCTATAGAGCTTTAAGTGATTCTATGTTCCATAAAGGTGTAAAATCTATTTGGTTAGATGGAACAGAACCAGAAGGAGTCAACGATACTAGCGTAGGAACTGCTGTGGGGCCATATAAAGAAGTTCAAAACCCTTATTCGTTATTGGTTACAAAAACCATGTATGATGGTAGGAGAAAGGAATTCCCTATGGAGCGTGTGTTTAATTTAACACGTTCAGCCTATGCAGGTCAACAACGTTATGGAGCAACTTCATGGTCTGGTGATGTAGAAGCCTCTTGGGAGCAGTTTTCAGAGCAAATTGCAGCAGGTTTAAACTTTACTATGGCAGGAGTACCTTATTGGACTCATGATATTGGTGGTTTCTTTAGAGATTCAAAATCTATCAACACAAAGTTTGATAATCAATACACAAACCCTGAATACATAGAGTTGTTAACTCGTTGGTTCCAATTTGGTACGTTTAGTCCAATATTTAGAATTCACGGATATGTATCCGAAACAGAGGTTTGGAGATATGGAAAAGAGTTTGAAAATACAGCACGTAAATTTATAGATTTAAGATATCAATTAATGCCTTATATCTATTCTCAAGCATGGCAAATTACCAATAACAGTCGTCAGTTAATGACTCCTTTGGCATATCATTATCCTAATGATAAAAATACTTGGGGAATTAAAGATCAATTGTTTTTTGGAGAATCTTTAATGCTTGGTTTTGTTACAGAATATGAGCAAAGAAAAAAAGAGATGTATTTCCCTAAAGGGGTTTGGTACAACTTCTGGACAGGTGATAAAATACAAGGAGGTAAAACAGTAAATGTAAAAGCTGAATTAGAGGAAACACCAATATTTGTAAAAGAGGGAACTATTTTGCCTCTTGGACCAAAAGTTCAATATGCTAACCAATTAACTAAGGAAGCTCTTAAAGTTCTTATATATCCAGGTAAAGATGCCGAGTTTGTTTTATACTTAGATGATGGTGAATCTTATAATTACGAGGAAGGAACTTATTCTGAGGTGGTTTTTTCTTATTCTGAAAAAGAAAAAATATTAACTGTTAAAAAAGGAAAAGGAGATTATTTTGATTTTAGTATCTCTCCAATAGATCTAGATGTTTATATAGCTGGTGGTGATGGACAAGTAAAATTACACACTTTTTTAGGGGAAGAGTTAAAGGTTAAGTTTTAA